In the Brassica napus cultivar Da-Ae chromosome A7, Da-Ae, whole genome shotgun sequence genome, one interval contains:
- the LOC106355661 gene encoding uncharacterized protein LOC106355661 — MFSMLGRGGTHTGSWDLENHRSRSFDYRTYKEYLPSEMADMSRCSRSEHLVEAPTGETFMVKWYTDIFWNGPDDGVRRWKRFMVFEVAGGDAHATNDIEELCIFLSTKGEPFCVEASLYGLTPNCIYYVGDFDYGKVNIGNNERVGGYGFSPAPYFIPPQSS, encoded by the coding sequence ATGTTCTCCATGCTGGGTCGTGGAGGAACACACACGGGATCTTGGGATCTTGAAAACCACAGATCCCGTAGCTTTGATTATAGAACGTATAAAGAGTATCTCCCATCGGAGATGGCGGATATGTCTAGGTGTAGCAGGAGCGAACACTTGGTGGAGGCACCCACAGGTGAAACTTTCATGGTTAAGTGGTACACAGACATCTTCTGGAATGGCCCTGATGATGGGGTGCGGCGTTGGAAGCGTTTCATGGTGTTCGAGGTGGCAGGTGGAGACGCACATGCTACTAACGACATTGAAGAACTCTGTATTTTTCTATCAACCAAAGGAGAACCTTTCTGTGTAGAGGCTAGCTTGTATGGGCTAACCCCAAACTGCATCTACTACGTGGGAGACTTTGACTACGGAAAAGTCAATATAGGCAATAATGAACGGGTTGGTGGATATGGCTTTTCCCCTGCCCCTTACTTCATTCCACCTCAATCCTCTtaa
- the LOC106353377 gene encoding protein RAE1-like: MVTFGATANTNPNKSFEVTPSPSDSISSLSFSPRADVLVATSWDNQVRCWEISRSGTSLSSAPKASISHDQPVLCSAWKDDGTTVFSGGCDKQAKMWPLLSGGQPVTVAVHDAPIVDMAWIPGMNLLVTGSWDKTLKYWDTRQQTPVHTQQLPDKCYSLSVKHPLLVVGTADRNLIVFNLQNPQTEFKRVVSPLKYQTRCVAAFPDQQGFLVGSIEGRVGVHHLDASQQDKNFTFKCHRDGNDIYSVNALNFHPVHGTFATAGSDGAFHFWDKDSKQRLKVMSRCNQPITCSSFNHDGSIYAYASCYDWSKGAENHNPATAKSSIFLHLPEESEVKAKPRVTTSKK; the protein is encoded by the exons ATGGTTACCTTTGGTGCGACGGCGAACACTAACCCTAACAAATCCTTTGAG GTTACTCCATCTCCATCGGATTCAATCTCGAGCTTGAGTTTTAGTCCAAGAGCTGATGTACTCGTCGCCACTTCCTGGGACAATCAG GTGAGGTGTTGGGAAATATCCCGTAGTGGAACCTCTCTATCAAGTGCTCCAAAAGCATCTATTTCACATGATCAGCCG GTTTTGTGCTCTGCTTGGAAAGATGATGGAACCACTGTCTTTAGTGGAGGTTGTGATAAGCAAGCCAAAATGTGGCCCTTGTTGTCAGGTGGTCAACCTGTTACTGTTGCTGTGCACGATGCTCCTATTGTTGACATGGCCTGGATCCCCGGAATGAATCTCCTCGTCACTGGAAGCTGGGATAAGACCTTGAA aTATTGGGACACAAGGCAGCAAACTCCAGTCCATACCCAACAGCTTCCAGATAAATGCTATTCATTGTCTGTGAAACATCCTCTGCTGGTTGTGGGAACTGCAGATAGGAATCTGATTGTCTTCAACTTACAAAATCCTCAG ACCGAGTTCAAGAGAGTCGTGTCACCGCTGAAGTACCAGACGAGGTGTGTTGCTGCCTTCCCTGATCAGCAAGGATTTTTG GTTGGTTCAATTGAGGGGCGGGTTGGTGTCCACCATCTGGATGCTTCTCAACAGGACAAAAACTTCACATTCAAATGTCACAGAGATGGGAATGATATCTATTCTGTCAATGCTCTGAACTTCCACCCA GTACATGGCACTTTTGCCACTGCTGGCTCCGATGGGGCGTTCCATTTCTGGGACAAGGATAGCAAACAAAGACTCAAG GTGATGTCAAGGTGCAATCAGCCAATTACTTGTAGTTCGTTTAACCACGATGGGTCCATATATGCCTATGCG TCGTGCTATGACTGGAGCAAAGGTGCAGAGAATCACAACCCGGCAACTGCGAAAAGCAGCATCTTCTTGCACCTGCCAGAG GAAAGCGAGGTGAAGGCGAAGCCAAGAGTAACAACCAGCAAAAAATGA
- the LOC106353373 gene encoding uncharacterized protein LOC106353373, which translates to MSGENWTHVAMSDDSLVADALLQLRHSEPMKKSNASLVKLKWSVRQRRSRKGDQTQASPTTPLSLSDAMSLSGGGGVTTVEGLEESSATVKPSKTFRSKVSQTGALTTTTLFKRSRKKKTLAELKDEEVMLLKESKGLKNELARMRDLVEEQRTRNNALKKMKAESQSALSCKRSFQQGSSFLLPDLNMPLDTDMSPEVIC; encoded by the exons ATGTCAGGCGAAAACTGGACTCACGTGGCCATGTCTGACGACTCGTTGGTGGCGGATGCGCTGCTTCAGCTCCGTCACTCTGAACCGATGAAAAAGAGCAACGCATCTCTCGTCAAACTCAAGTGGAGCGTGCGTCAACGGAGATCAAGAAAAGGAGACCAAACGCAAGCCAGCCCCACCACTCCTCTTTCCTTGAGCGACGCCATGTCTCTCAGCGGTGGCGGCGGTGTCACCACCGTGGAAGGCCTTGAGGAGTCCAGCGCTACCGTAAAACCCTCTAAGACCTTTAGATCTAAG GTTTCTCAAACGGGTGCATTAACAACAACAACTCTTTTCAAGAGATCAAGGAAGAAAAAG ACTTTGGCTGAGCTTAAAGATGAGGAAGTCATGCTCTTGAAGGAAAGCAAAGGCCTGAAAAAT gaaTTAGCACGTATGCGCGATTTGGTGGAGGAACAAAGAACAAGGAACAATGCTCTAAAGAAGATGAAG GCTGAATCACAATCTGCCTTGTCCTGCAAACGTTCTTTCCAACAAGGCTCCTCCTTCTTGCTCCCTGACCTAAACATGCCACTAGATACAGACATGAGCCCTGAAGTTATATGCTGA
- the LOC106355662 gene encoding uncharacterized protein LOC106355662, with protein MSSLLLSRVSRLSQNKQPALEVRRYLSGARFMSETPIYRIVRADHCRYSSRDESVGRLVVRNVKASDSEDDEVLENMVPTDLMTPTGTIGASQGWVATLKDNVVWLQDDLNPFGSDSSPKRISLPRPKTLPDCQTQMVTNVALSSSPEDEDCILAV; from the exons ATGAGTTCACTACTTCTCAGCCGTGTCTCGAGACTCTCTCAGAATAAACAACCTGCGTTAGAAGTT AGAAGATACCTCTCCGGCGCTCGGTTCATGTCCGAAACCCCTATCTATCGCATAGTACGCGCTGATCATTGTCGATATAGTTCGAGGGACGAGAGTGTCGGCAGACTCGTGGTTCGAAATGTGAAGGCTTCGGACTCTGAGGATGACGAGGTTTTGGAAAATATGGTGCCCACCGACTTGATGACACCAACGGGAACGATAGGAGCCTCCCAAGGATGGGTAGCTACTTTGAAAGACAACGTAGTGTGGCTTCAAGACGATCTAAACccgttcggttcggattcatctCCTAAGCGAATCTCACTGCCTCGTCCCAAAACGTTGCCTGATTGCCAAACCCAAATGGTAACCAACGTGGCCTTGTCATCTTCCCCTGAAGACGAAGACTGCATTCTAGCCGTCTAG
- the LOC106353374 gene encoding ATPase 9, plasma membrane-type — MAAGKDSSWDDIKNEGIDLEKIPIEEVFTQLRCTREGLTSDEGHTRLEIFGPNKLEEKKESKVLKFLGFMWNPLSWVMELAAIMAIALANGGGRPPDWQDFVGITVLLIINSTISFIEENNAGNAAAALMAGLAPKTKLLRDGKWSEQEAAILVPGDIISIKLGDIVPADGRLLEGDPLKIDQSALTGESLPVTKNPGQEVYSGSTCKQGELEAVVIATGVHTFFGKAAHLVDSTNQEGHFQKVLTAIGNFCICSIAIGMVIEIVVMYPIQHRSYRDGIDNLLVLLIGGIPIAMPTVLSVTMAIGSHRLSQQGAITKRMTAIEEMAGMDVLCSDKTGTLTLNKLTVDKSMVEVFVKDLDKEQLLVNAARASRVENQDAIDACIVGMLGDPREAREGITEVHFFPFNPVDKRTAITYIDASGNWHRVSKGAPEQIIELCNLREDAKKRAHDIIDKFADRGLRSLAVGRQTVSEKDKNSPGEPWQFLGLLPLFDPPRHDSAETIRRALDLGVNVKMITGDQLAIGKETGRRLGMGTNMYPSSALLGQDKDESISSLPVDELIEMADGFAGVFPEHKYEIVKRLQEMKHICGMTGDGVNDAPALKRADIGIAVADATDAARSASDIVLTEPGLSVIVSAVLTSRAIFQRMKNYTIYAVSITIRVVLGFMLLALIWKYDFSPFMVLVIAILNDGTIMTISKDRVKPSPLPDSWKLKEIFATGVVLGTYLAVMTVVFFWAAESTDFFSAKFGVRSISGNPHELTSAIYLQVSIISQALIFVTRSRSWSYAERPGFWLIAAFFIAQLVATIIAVYANWDFARIRGTGWGWAGVIWLYSIVTYIPLDILKFIIRYALSGRAWDNVIENKTAFTSKKDYGKGEREAQWAQAQRTLHGLQPAQPSEMFNDKSTYRELSEIADQAKRRAEVARLRERHTLKGHVESVVKQKGLDIEAIQQHYTL, encoded by the exons atggCGGCGGGGAAAGATTCTAGCTGGGACGATATCAAGAACGAAGGCATCGATCTC GAGAAAATACCAATAGAGGAGGTGTTTACGCAGCTGAGATGTACAAGGGAAGGACTGACAAGCGACGAAGGTCATACTCGTCTCGAGATCTTCGGTCCTAACAAGCTCGAAGAGAAAAAG GAAAGTAAGGTTTTGAAGTTCTTAGGGTTTATGTGGAACCCTCTCTCATGGGTCATGGAGTTGGCTGCTATCATGGCTATCGCCTTGGCCAACGGAGGA GGAAGGCCACCGGATTGGCAAGATTTCGTGGGTATCACGGTTCTTCTTATCATCAACTCTACCATTAGCTTCATTGAAGAAAACAACGCCGGAAACGCAGCAGCCGCTTTGATGGCCGGTCTAGCCCCCAAAACCAAA CTTCTGAGGGATGGCAAGTGGAGTGAGCAAGAGGCAGCTATATTGGTTCCCGGAGACATTATCAGCATCAAACTAGGCGACATTGTTCCAGCAGATGGTCGTCTCTTGGAAGGTGACCCTCTCAAGATTGATCAATCTGCTCTCACCGGTGAATCTTTACCAGTAACCAAGAACCCTGGCCAAGAAGTTTACTCTGGCTCCACCTGCAAACAAGGAGAGCTAGAAGCTGTTGTGATCGCCACTGGTGTCCACACTTTCTTCGGCAAAGCAGCTCATCTAGTAGACAGCACAAACCAAGAAGGCCATTTCCAGAAAGTGTTGACTGCTATTGGTAACTTCTGCATCTGCTCCATCGCCATAGGTATGGTCATTGAGATCGTTGTCATGTATCCTATCCAGCACCGTTCTTACAGAGATGGTATAGACAACCTTCTGGTACTTCTCATTGGAGGTATCCCTATTGCAATGCCAACTGTGCTGTCTGTCACCATGGCCATTGGTTCTCACCGTCTCTCCCAACAAGGAGCTATCACAAAGAGAATGACAGCTATTGAAGAAATGGCTGGGATGGATGTTTTGTGCAGTGACAAGACTGGAACTCTTACACTCAACAAGCTTACTGTTGACAAGAGTATGGTTGAGGTTTTTGTCAAAGACTTGGACAAGGAACAGCTTCTTGTGAATGCAGCAAGAGCCTCTAGAGTTGAGAACCAGGATGCTATTGATGCTTGCATTGTGGGAATGCTTGGTGATCCAAGAGAAGCAAGAGAGGGCATCACTGAAGTCCATTTCTTTCCTTTTAACCCTGTGGACAAGCGTACTGCTATCACTTATATTGATGCTAGTGGAAACTGGCACCGTGTCAGCAAAGGTGCGCCAGAGCAA ATCATTGAGCTATGTAACCTTAGAGAGGATGCAAAGAAGAGAGCTCATGACATCATTGACAAGTTTGCTGACAGAGGACTTCGTTCTCTTGCTGTTGGCAGACAG ACTGTCTCCGAGAAAGACAAGAACAGCCCTGGAGAGCCATGGCAGTTTCTTGGTCTGTTACCTCTCTTTGACCCTCCAAGACATGACAGTGCAGAGACAATCAGGCGTGCTCTTGACCTTGGTGTCAATGTCAAGATGATCACTGGTGACCAGCTCGCCATTGGTAAGGAAACTGGTCGTAGGCTCGGTATGGGGACAAATATGTATCCTTCTTCAGCTCTACTTGGACAGGATAAGGATGAATCTATATCTAGCCTTCCTGTTGATGAACTCATTGAGATGGCTGATGGATTCGCCGGTGTCTTCCCTg AACACAAGTATGAGATTGTGAAGAGGCTACAGGAGATGAAGCACATATGTGGCATGACTGGTGATGGAGTGAACGATGCTCCAGCTCTCAAGAGAGCTGACATTGGAATAGCTGTTGCTGATGCGACTGATGCAGCTAGAAGTGCATCTGACATTGTACTAACCGAGCCAGGTCTCAGTGTCATAGTTAGTGCTGTACTAACGAGCAGAGCCATCTTCCAGAGAATGAAGAACTACACAATCTATGCAGTTTCCATCACAATCCGTGTAGTCTTGGGCTTTATGCTGCTTGCACTCATATGGAAGTACGACTTCTCACCATTCATGGTGTTGGTAATCGCTATCCTGAATGATGGTACTATCATGACCATTTCAAAGGATAGAGTAAAGCCTTCTCCACTTCCTGATTCATGGAAACTCAAAGAGATATTTGCCACTGGTGTTGTTCTTGGCACATACCTTGCAGTGATGACTGTCGTTTTCTTCTGGGCAGCAGAGAGCACTGACTTCTTCTCG GCAAAGTTTGGGGTGCGATCTATTAGTGGAAATCCGCACGAGCTTACATCAGCTATATACCTCCAAGTTAGTATCATTAGCCAGGCGCTTATCTTTGTCACAAGGTCACGTAGCTGGTCATATGCTGAACGTCCTGGCTTCTGGTTAATCGCTGCCTTTTTCATAGCTCAGCTG GTTGCTACTATCATTGCCGTGTACGCAAACTGGGATTTTGCAAGAATCAGAGGTACTGGGTGGGGATGGGCAGGAGTTATCTGGCTCTACAGTATAGTAACTTACATCCCATTGGATATCCTCAAGTTCATCATTAGATATGCACTAAGTGGTAGAGCTTGGGATAATGTCATTGAGAACAAG ACCGCTTTCACGTCAAAGAAAGACTATGGAAAGGGAGAGAGGGAAGCACAATGGGCACAAGCTCAACGTACCCTTCACGGATTGCAACCTGCTCAACCCTCAGAGATGTTCAATGATAAGAGCACTTACAGAGAACTTTCAGAGATAGCAGATCAGGCAAAGAGACGAGCTGAAGTTGCAAG GTTAAGAGAGCGTCATACTTTGAAAGGTCACGTGGAATCAGTAGTGAAGCAAAAAGGACTTGACATAGAGGCTATACAGCAACACTACACCCTGTGA
- the LOC106353375 gene encoding nuclear pore complex protein NUP96: protein MASLSILPAPEISTMATSLDSRKKRRISLDEDSMVSEHYEGIRDSFPSLSSLDYFLKPSMNELVEREIESPGYCSRVPDFTIGRIGYGFIKFLGSTDVRKLDLDQIVKFRRHEVVVYDDESSKPAVGEGLNKAAEVTLFVDIACGKERAGHVSSKLQQSAERQGATFISFDPEDGLWKFLVPHFSRFGLSDDEAEDMATDDNTPGLESRVGLNGDMVVADIDKMETSEPELSHSLPAHLGLDPGKMREMRMLMFPNEDLDESEDLRDQTSFHMTSLSKQNARPSQRSSQRSSHQDTPPVVRKTPLALLEYNPGNDKSSPGSILMVQQNKNLAVRKSKMGGFELDISHETPVTDNYSRNVVDAALFMGRSFRAGWGPNGVILHTGKPIGSSSSQRVLSSVISVEKVAVDKVVRDKKEKVQKELIDSAFETPLSLHRELYHEEDEVRFGSFSLKLQRVVTDRVVLSDICRNYIDIIEKQLEVPGLSTSAKLFSTHQVMVWELIKVLFSERQSTERLSYAASDNEEDMMQDVKEESAEVDTEALPLIRRAEFSCWLQECVSHRVQEDVNDLNGSGYLEHLFFLLTGRELDSAVELAVSKGDVRLACLLSQAGGSTVNRNDIMQQLHLWGRNGLDFNYIEKDRVKLYELLAGNIHNALQDFAIDWKRFLGLLMWHHLSPDSSLPVIFRNYQLLLDQEKAPWPVPIYIDEGTADGVVSNTNHSDILYYLMLLHSREEEEIGFLKTMFSVFSSTDDPLDYHMIWHYRGILEAVGAFTSDDLHAIDMGFVAQLLSQGLCHWAIYVVLHIPYRKDQPYLHVIVIREILFQYCETWSSMESQRQFIKDLGIPSEWMHEALAVYYNYNGDFLKALDHFIECANWQKAHSIFMTSVAHSLFLSANHSEIWRIATSMDDRKSEIENWDLGAGIYMSFYLLKSSLEEDADTMLELDSPESRNESCRSFVGRLNESLAVWGDRLPVESRVAYSKMAEEICELLLSGLSVYPDRDSQLSCFVTAFKAPLPEDVRSSHLQDAVSLFSLYLSETGQAPA, encoded by the exons ATGGCGTCTCTTTCTATTCTTCCAGCTCCAG AGATTTCAACGATGGCTACAAGTTTGGACTCACGAAAGAAAAGAAGGATCTCTTTAGATGAAGATTCTATGGTATCTGAACATTACGAAGGCATCAGAGATTCGTTCCCTTCGTTGAGTTCACTCGACTACTTCTTGAAGCCGTCCATGAACGAGCTGGTGGAGCGAGAAATTGAAAGCCCTGGTTATTGCAGCCGTGTTCCTGATTTCACTATTGGGAGGATTGGTTACGGTTTTATAAAGTTTCTTGGAAGTACAGATGTTAGAAAGTTAGATCTGGATCAGATTGTTAAGTTTCGAAGGCACGAGGTGGTTGTTTACGATGATGAGAGCTCCAAGCCTGCTGTTGGCGAGGGGCTTAACAAGGCTGCTGAGGTCACTCTGTTCGTGGACATAGCTTGTGGGAAAGAGCGGGCTGGCCATGTTTCTTCTAAGTTACAACAGAGTGCTGAAAGACAAGGGGCAACATTCATCTCATTTGATCCTGAGGATGGTTTATGGAAGTTTCTGGTTCCTCATTTCAGCAGATTTGGGTTGAGTGATGATGAGGCAGAAGATATGGCTACGGATGATAATACCCCAGGTTTGGAGAGTCGTGTAGGATTGAATGGGGATATGGTGGTTGCTGACATTGATAAAATGGAAACTTCTGAGCCAGAGCTTTCTCATTCTCTTCCGGCCCATCTGGGACTTGATCCAGGAAAGATGAGAGAAATGAGGATGCTTATGTTTCCTAATGAAGATCTTGACGAAAGTGAGGATCTTAGAGATCAAACTTCCTTTCACATGACATCCTTGAGTAAACAAAACGCAAGACCTTCACAGAGAAGTTCTCAAAGAAGTAGTCATCAAGATACTCCACCGGTTGTGAGGAAAACACCGCTTGCTTTGCTGGAGTATAACCCTGGTAATGATAAAAGCTCTCCAGGCAGTATCCTGATGGTCCAACAAAACAAGAACTTGGCAGTGAGGAAGTCGAAAATGGGAGGTTTCGAGCTTGACATCAGCCATGAGACGCCAGTAACTGATAATTATTCCCGTAATGTTGTAGATGCAGCGTTGTTCATGGGAAGGTCGTTCCGTGCAGGTTGGGGCCCAAATGGCGTCATTCTTCACACTGGCAAGCCAATAGGCAGTTCTAGTTCCCAGAGAGTATTGTCTTCTGTGATCAGTGTAGAAAAGGTAGCAGTTGACAAAGTCGTTCGagataaaaaggaaaaagttcAGAAAGAACTTATTGACTCTGCCTTTGAGACTCCCTTAAGCCTCCACAGGGAATTATatcatgaagaagatgaagtcaGGTTTGGCTCTTTTAGTCTTAAGCTTCAGAGAGTTGTCACTGATCGTGTGGTTCTTTCAGATATCTGCCGAAACTATATTGATATAATCGAGAAACAGCTGGAGGTTCCTGGGTTGTCCACCTCAGCGAAGCTGTTTTCGACTCACCAAGTCATGGTGTGGGAACTCATAAAAGTTCTCTTTTCTGAGAGACAGAGTACTGAACGTTTGAGTTATGCAGCTTCGGATAATGAGGAAGACATGATGCAGGATGTGAAAGAAGAGTCTGCAGAAGTTGATACAGAAGCTCTTCCACTTATCCGAAGAGCAGAATTCAGTTGCTGGCTCCAAGAGTGTGTCAGTCACCGTGTACAAGAAGATGTGAATGATTTAAATGGTTCTGGCTACCTTGAGCACTTGTTCTTTCTTCTTACTGGACGAGAGCTTGATTCAGCTGTGGAACTTGCCGTATCTAAGGGAGACGTTAGACTCGCTTGTTTGTTGAGCCAGGCTGGTGGTTCAACTGTAAACCGCAATGATATCATGCAGCAGCTTCACCTTTGGGGAAGGAACGGGCTGGATTTTAACTACATTGAGAAGGATAGAGTAAAGCTGTACGAATTGCTTGCTGGTAATATCCACAATGCGTTACAAGATTTTGCAATTGACTGGAAGAGATTCCTAGGGCTGTTAATGTGGCATCATCTGTCTCCGGACAGTTCATTGCCTGTCATCTTCAGAAATTATCAACTCCTATTAGATCAGGAGAAAGCTCCCTGGCCCGTCCCAATATATATTGACGAAGGAACTGCAGATGGCGTTGTAAGCAACACCAACCATTCTGACATCTTGTATTATCTTATGCTTCTACACAgcagagaagaggaagaaattGGTTTTCTGAAGACCATGTTCAGTGTCTTCTCTTCAACTGACGATCCTCTTGACTATCATATGATCTGGCACTACCGGGGAATCTTAGAAGCAGTGGGAGCTTTCACTTCAGATGACCTTCACGCTATCGATATGGGATTTGTTGCACAGCTTCTCTCTCAGGGCCTTTGCCATTGGGCTATCTACGTTGTTCTTCACATACCCTACCGCAAAGATCAACCATATCTACACGTCATTGTCATTCGAGAAATCCTGTTTCAATACTGTGAAACTTGGAGTTCTATGGAATCACAGCGGCAATTTATCAAGGACTTGGGTATCCCTTCCGAATGGATGCACGAAGCTCTG GCAGTTTATTACAATTACAACGGAGATTTCTTAAAGGCTCTTGACCACTTCATCGAATGCGCAAACTGGCAAAAAGCTCATTCCATTTTTATGACATCAGTTGCTCATTCATTGTTTTTGTCAG CTAACCATTCAGAAATATGGAGAATTGCCACGTCAATGGACGATCGCAAGTCTGAGATTGAAAACTGGGACTTGGGTGCTGGGATTTACATGTCTTTCTATTTACTAAAGAGTTCTTTGGAAGAAGATGCTGATACAATGCTAGAACTG GATTCCCCTGAGAGCAGAAACGAGTCGTGCAGAAGTTTTGTCGGTCGTTTAAACGAGTCATTGGCTGTTTGGGGTGATAGATTACCAGTTGAGAGCAG AGTCGCATACTCGAAGATGGCAGAGGAAATCTGCGAGTTGCTTCTGTCAGGTCTGAGTGTGTATCCTGATAGAGACTCTCAGCTAAGCTGTTTTGTGACAGCCTTCAAAGCTCCTTTACCAGAAGATGTAAGATCATCACATCTGCAAGATGctgtctctctcttctctctatatcTCTCAGAGACAGGACAAGCACCAGCTTAG